From the Mangifera indica cultivar Alphonso chromosome 10, CATAS_Mindica_2.1, whole genome shotgun sequence genome, one window contains:
- the LOC123228011 gene encoding potassium transporter 11-like isoform X2 — MAAEVEIDEDTENNRGSMWVLDQKLDQPMDEEAGRLKNMYREKKFSALLLLRLAFQSLGVVYGDLGTSPLYVFYNTFPHGIKDPEDVIGALSLIIYSLTLIPLLKYVFVVCRANDNGQGGTFALYSLLCRHAKVKIIPNQHRTDEDLTTYIRSTFHEQSFAAKTKRWLERHTLRKNSLLILVLVGTCMVIGDGILTPAISVLSAAGGIKVDHPRMSNGVVVVVAVVLLVGLFSMQHYGTDKVGWLFAPIVLLWFLMIGGIGLFNVWKYDSSVLKAFSPLYIYRYFKRGGRDGWTSLGGIMLSITVSAVQIAFTVVVFPCLLLAYSGQAAYLVRHPDHVADAFYRSIPDSIYWPVFIVATAAAIVASQATISATFSIIKQALALDCFPRVKVIHTSKKFLGQIYIPDINWILMILCIAVTAGFKNQSQIGNAYGTAVVIVMLVTTLLMVLIMILVWHCHWVIVLIFTGLSLVVECTYFSAVLFKVNQGGWVPLVIAAAFLLIMYVWHYGTMKRYEFEMHSKVSMAWILGLGPSLGLVRVPGIGLVYTELASGVPHIFSHFITNLPAIHSVVVFICVKYLPVYTVPEEERFLVKRIGPKSFHMFRCVARYGYRDLHKKDEDFEKKLFDNLFLFVRLEAMMEGCSDSDIYSLYEQQTEQSREGLLNNDNGNTTCSMTGLTISSVDSIMPAMKSPLHANNTVRSSSQMSSQTETEELEYLNGCRDAGVVYILGNTVVRARRESKFCKKIAINYIYAFLRKICRQNSVLFNVPHETLLNVGQILYV; from the exons ATGGCTGCTGAAGTTGAGATTGATGAAGACACTGAAAATAACAGAGGAAGCATGTGGGTTTTGGATCAGAAACTAGATCAGCCCATGGATGAAGAAGCTGGAAGGCTGAAAAACATGTACAGAGAAAAG AAATTTTCTGCCTTGTTACTTCTTCGGCTAGCATTCCAGAGTCTTGGAGTTGTATATGGAGACTTGGGGACGTCTCCCTTGTATGTTTTCTACAATACATTTCCTCATGGTATCAAAGATCCAGAGGATGTGATTGGAGCTCTTTCGCTGATTATATACTCTCTTACTCTTATCCCGCTCCTCAAGTATGTTTTTGTTGTGTGCAGAGCAAATGACAATGGTCAAG GTGGAACTTTTGCTCTATATTCATTGCTTTGTCGACATGCAAAAGTAAAAATCATTCCTAATCAACACCGAACTGATGAGGACCTGACAACTTACATCCGTTCTACTTTCCATGAACAATCATTTGCTGCAAAAACCAAGAGATGGTTGGAGAGGCATACATTGAGGAAGAATTCACTTCTTATTCTTGTGCTTGTTGGCACTTGCATGGTGATTGGTGATGGGATTCTCACTCCAGCTATATCAG TTCTTTCAGCTGCGGGAGGGATCAAGGTAGACCACCCCCGTATGAGTAATG GTGTAGTTGTGGTCGTTGCTGTTGTACTATTAGTAGGTTTGTTTAGCATGCAACATTATGGTACGGATAAGGTTGGCTGGCTCTTTGCACCAATAGTGCTGCTCTGGTTTCTCATGATTGGAGGAATTGGCCTTTTCAATGTCTGGAAATATGATAGCAGTGTTTTAAAAGCCTTTTCACCTTTGTACATATACCGATATTTTAAAAGGGGGGGACGAGATGGTTGGACCTCCCTTGGAGGTATCATGCTTAGTATAACAG TTTCAGCTGTACAGATTGCCTTTACAGTAGTTGTGTTTCCTTGCCTTCTCTTAGCTTATTCTGGACAAGCTGCCTACCTTGTGAGGCACCCAGATCATGTGGCTGATGCCTTCTATCGTTCTATTCCAG ACAGTATATATTGGCCAGTTTTTATTGTTGCAACTGCAGCTGCTATAGTAGCAAGTCAGGCTACCATATCTGCAACTTTTTCAATAATCAAGCAGGCCCTTGCACTTGACTGTTTCCCAAGAGTTAAAGTTATACATACATCAAAGAAATTCCTTGGACAGATATATATTCCAGATATCAACTGGATCCTTATGATTCTTTGCATTGCAGTGACTGCTGGATTCAAAAATCAAAGCCAAATTGGAAATGCATATG GGACTGCGGTTGTCATAGTCATGCTGGTAACTACACTGCTGATGGTTCTTATTATGATACTTGTGTGGCACTGTCATTGGGTTATCGTGCTGATCTTCACTGGATTATCATTGGTTGTGGAGTGCACATATTTTTCTGCCGTACTCTTTAAGGTCAATCAAGGTGGCTGGGTTCCCCTTGTAATTGCAGCCGCCTTTCTTCTCATCATGTATGTTTGGCATTACGGTACCATGAAACGGTATGAGTTCGAGATGCACAGCAAGGTGTCAATGGCTTGGATTCTTGGTCTTGGCCCCAGTTTAGGACTGGTTAGGGTCCCTGGAATTGGACTTGTATACACAGAACTGGCAAGCGGAGTGCCCCACATATTCTCCCACTTCATCACAAATCTCCCCGCCATCCATTCTGTTGTTGTTTTCATTTGTGTTAAGTACCTTCCAGTCTACACTGTCCCAGAAGAAGAAAGGTTCCTTGTAAAGCGAATCGGACCCAAAAGTTTCCACATGTTTCGCTGCGTTGCAAGGTATGGCTACAGAGACCTCCATAAAAAAGATGAGGATTTTGAGAAAAAACTCTTCGACAATCTCTTCTTGTTTGTCCGGCTCGAGGCCATGATGGAAGGTTGTTCAGATTCAGatatatatagcttatatgagCAGCAAACTGAGCAGTCAAGAGAGGGCCTGCTGAATAATGACAATGGAAACACAACCTGTTCCATGACAGGCCTAACCATATCATCAGTAGATTCAATCATGCCAGCGATGAAATCGCCCCTGCATGCAAATAATACAGTAAGGTCATCCAGTCAAATGAGCAGCCAAACTGAGACAGAAGAGTTAGAGTACTTGAATGGTTGTAGAGATGCTGGAGTTGTGTACATACTGGGGAACACTGTGGTTAGAGCTCGGAGGGAATCGAAGTTCTGTAAAAAGATtgcaattaattatatatatgcatttctTAGGAAGATTTGCAGACAAAATAGTGTACTATTTAATGTTCCTCATGAAACTCTGTTGAATGTTGgacaaattttatatgtttaa
- the LOC123228011 gene encoding potassium transporter 11-like isoform X1: protein MAAEVEIDEDTENNRGSMWVLDQKLDQPMDEEAGRLKNMYREKKFSALLLLRLAFQSLGVVYGDLGTSPLYVFYNTFPHGIKDPEDVIGALSLIIYSLTLIPLLKYVFVVCRANDNGQGGTFALYSLLCRHAKVKIIPNQHRTDEDLTTYIRSTFHEQSFAAKTKRWLERHTLRKNSLLILVLVGTCMVIGDGILTPAISVLSAAGGIKVDHPRMSNGVVVVVAVVLLVGLFSMQHYGTDKVGWLFAPIVLLWFLMIGGIGLFNVWKYDSSVLKAFSPLYIYRYFKRGGRDGWTSLGGIMLSITGAEALFADLAHFPVSAVQIAFTVVVFPCLLLAYSGQAAYLVRHPDHVADAFYRSIPDSIYWPVFIVATAAAIVASQATISATFSIIKQALALDCFPRVKVIHTSKKFLGQIYIPDINWILMILCIAVTAGFKNQSQIGNAYGTAVVIVMLVTTLLMVLIMILVWHCHWVIVLIFTGLSLVVECTYFSAVLFKVNQGGWVPLVIAAAFLLIMYVWHYGTMKRYEFEMHSKVSMAWILGLGPSLGLVRVPGIGLVYTELASGVPHIFSHFITNLPAIHSVVVFICVKYLPVYTVPEEERFLVKRIGPKSFHMFRCVARYGYRDLHKKDEDFEKKLFDNLFLFVRLEAMMEGCSDSDIYSLYEQQTEQSREGLLNNDNGNTTCSMTGLTISSVDSIMPAMKSPLHANNTVRSSSQMSSQTETEELEYLNGCRDAGVVYILGNTVVRARRESKFCKKIAINYIYAFLRKICRQNSVLFNVPHETLLNVGQILYV, encoded by the exons ATGGCTGCTGAAGTTGAGATTGATGAAGACACTGAAAATAACAGAGGAAGCATGTGGGTTTTGGATCAGAAACTAGATCAGCCCATGGATGAAGAAGCTGGAAGGCTGAAAAACATGTACAGAGAAAAG AAATTTTCTGCCTTGTTACTTCTTCGGCTAGCATTCCAGAGTCTTGGAGTTGTATATGGAGACTTGGGGACGTCTCCCTTGTATGTTTTCTACAATACATTTCCTCATGGTATCAAAGATCCAGAGGATGTGATTGGAGCTCTTTCGCTGATTATATACTCTCTTACTCTTATCCCGCTCCTCAAGTATGTTTTTGTTGTGTGCAGAGCAAATGACAATGGTCAAG GTGGAACTTTTGCTCTATATTCATTGCTTTGTCGACATGCAAAAGTAAAAATCATTCCTAATCAACACCGAACTGATGAGGACCTGACAACTTACATCCGTTCTACTTTCCATGAACAATCATTTGCTGCAAAAACCAAGAGATGGTTGGAGAGGCATACATTGAGGAAGAATTCACTTCTTATTCTTGTGCTTGTTGGCACTTGCATGGTGATTGGTGATGGGATTCTCACTCCAGCTATATCAG TTCTTTCAGCTGCGGGAGGGATCAAGGTAGACCACCCCCGTATGAGTAATG GTGTAGTTGTGGTCGTTGCTGTTGTACTATTAGTAGGTTTGTTTAGCATGCAACATTATGGTACGGATAAGGTTGGCTGGCTCTTTGCACCAATAGTGCTGCTCTGGTTTCTCATGATTGGAGGAATTGGCCTTTTCAATGTCTGGAAATATGATAGCAGTGTTTTAAAAGCCTTTTCACCTTTGTACATATACCGATATTTTAAAAGGGGGGGACGAGATGGTTGGACCTCCCTTGGAGGTATCATGCTTAGTATAACAG GGGCTGAGGCACTTTTTGCTGATCTAGCCCATTTTCCAGTTTCAGCTGTACAGATTGCCTTTACAGTAGTTGTGTTTCCTTGCCTTCTCTTAGCTTATTCTGGACAAGCTGCCTACCTTGTGAGGCACCCAGATCATGTGGCTGATGCCTTCTATCGTTCTATTCCAG ACAGTATATATTGGCCAGTTTTTATTGTTGCAACTGCAGCTGCTATAGTAGCAAGTCAGGCTACCATATCTGCAACTTTTTCAATAATCAAGCAGGCCCTTGCACTTGACTGTTTCCCAAGAGTTAAAGTTATACATACATCAAAGAAATTCCTTGGACAGATATATATTCCAGATATCAACTGGATCCTTATGATTCTTTGCATTGCAGTGACTGCTGGATTCAAAAATCAAAGCCAAATTGGAAATGCATATG GGACTGCGGTTGTCATAGTCATGCTGGTAACTACACTGCTGATGGTTCTTATTATGATACTTGTGTGGCACTGTCATTGGGTTATCGTGCTGATCTTCACTGGATTATCATTGGTTGTGGAGTGCACATATTTTTCTGCCGTACTCTTTAAGGTCAATCAAGGTGGCTGGGTTCCCCTTGTAATTGCAGCCGCCTTTCTTCTCATCATGTATGTTTGGCATTACGGTACCATGAAACGGTATGAGTTCGAGATGCACAGCAAGGTGTCAATGGCTTGGATTCTTGGTCTTGGCCCCAGTTTAGGACTGGTTAGGGTCCCTGGAATTGGACTTGTATACACAGAACTGGCAAGCGGAGTGCCCCACATATTCTCCCACTTCATCACAAATCTCCCCGCCATCCATTCTGTTGTTGTTTTCATTTGTGTTAAGTACCTTCCAGTCTACACTGTCCCAGAAGAAGAAAGGTTCCTTGTAAAGCGAATCGGACCCAAAAGTTTCCACATGTTTCGCTGCGTTGCAAGGTATGGCTACAGAGACCTCCATAAAAAAGATGAGGATTTTGAGAAAAAACTCTTCGACAATCTCTTCTTGTTTGTCCGGCTCGAGGCCATGATGGAAGGTTGTTCAGATTCAGatatatatagcttatatgagCAGCAAACTGAGCAGTCAAGAGAGGGCCTGCTGAATAATGACAATGGAAACACAACCTGTTCCATGACAGGCCTAACCATATCATCAGTAGATTCAATCATGCCAGCGATGAAATCGCCCCTGCATGCAAATAATACAGTAAGGTCATCCAGTCAAATGAGCAGCCAAACTGAGACAGAAGAGTTAGAGTACTTGAATGGTTGTAGAGATGCTGGAGTTGTGTACATACTGGGGAACACTGTGGTTAGAGCTCGGAGGGAATCGAAGTTCTGTAAAAAGATtgcaattaattatatatatgcatttctTAGGAAGATTTGCAGACAAAATAGTGTACTATTTAATGTTCCTCATGAAACTCTGTTGAATGTTGgacaaattttatatgtttaa
- the LOC123227211 gene encoding uncharacterized protein LOC123227211, with product MERNFGKSTMDQPKSYEQVRYTNTETRNEGPGSANQRFLHDPSSNINANIRPPDYTMSVGARPPVLNYSIQTGEEFSLEFMRERVIPRQHIVPNAYGEFNNPPVYWGLPGMLGIPHTAPESGSDIKMLNTTETGRAQEFEIKGSSVHNDKSYYDSVHSVPCTSSRNEVSQEVHASSGAPDSSSTKVKFLCSFGGKILPRPIDGKLRYVGGETRIIRLSKDISWQELMQKALAIYSETHTIKYQLPGEDLDALVSVSCEEDLQNMMEECNVLEDRGQQKPRMFLFSSRDLEDAQFGLENMDIDSEIQYVVAVNGMDLGSRKNSIALASTSQNNLDELLSLNVERDIGRAAAEFAGTSTTTLTFSAPMSTIQSSQLGLVSSSSASQSNSQPYQGLKMNHGGASQHLPSALHSTEGFPQIDVKGATLFSAPPQYDYGSNLAKHGETVVSMPLYEHLNQPLPEEQLYGGFHAEDQEVFLNEVKFKKAGSAPKINESEKIWPLDKETSIKDPKMKRDSSLPKINETEKIGISEKEHAVSLQLYTTVSNHILREEVSIDSSPDIGSPLLPSKSNKKAQEAVQNMPPEAVNEERKDNDDNRFYATNGVGTFCDVEAGPSDFSYLEPSVIPQRVYHSERIPREQAEMNRLSKSNDSFGSQYLITQAQGDCSQPITESVDKLHDSNMASQTEQSTTSAKKSYTNPQSVEGELAQIRKPKEFADKMNKTSSNFSEERLEPNLEKSEPRQVVPNSVVDQEVTGIKDTYKEHSTSDKGAVGMHHHTTRHGTHSKHLEDSVLKSSEYEQSDTAEKINNGNEPKGHAQPFAQVENPVRTAPIRDSSVGIGNSEQGDILIDINDRFPRDLLTDIFSKARISENLAGINPMHGDGAVVSWNVENHDLKRWSYFRNLAQDEFSRKDVSLMDQDHLDFASPLANIEEATPADYSYPPLKHDGAAMTQSDLHVNFDEDIQRESSGTVGSNTMNMRQDDMHSHLKGDQSVHFQGMNSRIPESDYEEARWDLLSTSASFVDFALGDFDISALQIIKNEDLEELRELGSGTFGTVYHGKWRGTDVAIKRIKKSCFTGRSSEQERLTVEFWREAEILSKLHHPNVVAFYGVVQDGPGGTLATVTEFMVNGSLRHVLLSKDRHLDRRRKLIIAMDAAFGMEYLHSKNIVHFDLKCDNLLVNLKDPLRPICKVGDFGLSKIKRNTLVTGGVRGTLPWMAPELLNGSSSKVSEKVDVFSFGIVLWEILTGEEPYANMHYGAIIGGIVNNTLRPLVPSSCDYDWRLLMEQCWAPDPVARPSFTEIARRLRVMSAASQTKSHPQNQVAK from the exons ATGGAGagaaattttggaaaaagtACGATGGATCAGCCAAAGAGTTATGAGCAGGTTCGATACACTAACACCGAAACTAGAAATGAGGGACCCGGTTCAGCAAATCAAAGGTTCCTCCATGACCCTTCTAGTAATATCAATGCTAACATCCGACCTCCAGACTATACCATGTCTGTGGGAGCTAGACCACCTGTGCTGAACTACTCCATTCAGACTGGTGAGGAGTTTTCTCTAGAATTTATGCGGGAAAGAGTGATTCCCAGGCAGCACATTGTCCCTAATGCTTATGGTGAATTTAACAATCCACCTGTTTATTGGGGTCTACCAGGAATGTTAGGAATTCCCCATACTGCTCCAGAGAGTGGGTCTGATATCAAAATGCTAAACACAACAGAGACAGGCCGTGCCCAGGAGTTTGAAATAAAGGGATCTTCTGTGCATAATGACAAAAGTTATTATGATTCTGTGCATTCAGTGCCATGTACCTCATCAAGAAATGAAGTGAGTCAAGAGGTTCATGCTTCTTCAGGAGCTCCTGACAGCTCATCAACCAAGGTGAAGTTTCTTTGCAGCTTTGGTGGAAAAATTTTGCCCCGTCCTATTGATGGAAAACTGCGATATGTGGGAGGAGAAACACGCATCATCCGCCTAAGTAAAGATATCTCATGGCAGGAGCTTATGCAGAAAGCTTTGGCAATTTATAGTGAAACACATACAATTAAATATCAACTTCCTGGTGAGGATCTTGATGCATTGGTTTCTGTATCTTGTGAAGAAGATCTGCAGAACATGATGGAAGAATGTAATGTATTAGAAGATAGGGGACAGCAAAAACCTCGCATGTTCTTATTTTCTAGTAGAGATCTAGAGGATGCTCAGTTTGGTCTAGAGAACATGGACATTGATTCTGAGATTCAATATGTTGTTGCTGTGAATGGCATGGACCTAGGTTCACGAAAAAACTCAATTGCTTTGGCAAGCACTTCACAAAATAATTTGGATGAGTTACTCAGTCTAAATGTTGAAAGAGACATTGGTCGAGCTGCAGCTGAATTTGCTGGTACTAGCACCACAACTTTGACATTTAGTGCACCTATGTCTACCATCCAATCTTCTCAATTGGGGCTGGTAAGTTCCTCTAGTGCTTCTCAGTCGAATTCTCAGCCTTACCAGGGATTGAAAATGAACCATGGAGGAGCTAGCCAGCATTTGCCATCTGCTTTGCACTCTACAGAGGGCTTCCCCCAGATAGATGTGAAGGGCGCTACTCTTTTCTCTGCTCCACCGCAGTATGACTATGGTTCAAACTTAGCAAAACATGGAGAAACTGTGGTCTCCATGCCACTCTATGAACATCTGAATCAACCTTTGCCTGAAGAGCAGCTCTATGGTGGCTTCCATGCTGAAGATCAAGAAGTATTTCTTAACgaggtgaaattcaaaaaagctGGATCAGCTCCCAAAATAAATGAATCTGAGAAGATTTGGCCCCTGGATAAGGAAACATCTATAAAGGATCCGAAAATGAAAAGAGATAGCTCGCTGCCAAAGATTAATGAAACCGAAAAAATTGGAATTTCTGAAAAAGAGCATGCTGTTTCTTTACAACTGTATACTACTGTTTCAAACCATATTCTTAGGGAAGAGGTGTCAATTGATTCATCCCCAGACATAGGTTCACCATTATTGCCctcaaaaagtaataaaaaggCGCAGGAAGCTGTACAGAACATGCCTCCTGAGGCTGTGAATGAGGAGAGGAAGGACAATGATGATAACCGTTTTTATGCAACCAATGGAGTTGGTACCTTCTGTGATGTGGAGGCTGGGCCAAGTGATTTTAGCTACCTTGAACCTTCTGTGATTCCTCAAAGAGTTTATCATTCCGAGCGAATTCCGAGAGAGCAGGCCGAAATGAACCGATTGTCAAAATCTAATGATTCCTTTGGCTCTCAGTATTTGATTACTCAAGCACAGGGTGATTGTTCTCAACCTATCACAGAATCAGTTGATAAATTGCATGATAGCAATATGGCTTCTCAAACTGAGCAGTCCACCACATCTGCAAAAAAATCGTATACAAATCCGCAGTCAGTTGAAGGTGAACTTGCTCAAATAAGAAAGCCTAAAGAGTTTGCTgataaaatgaacaaaacaagTTCCAACTTTTCTGAAGAGCGGCTTGAACCAAATTTAGAGAAATCTGAACCAAGGCAGGTGGTTCCAAATTCTGTGGTTGATCAGGAAGTAACTGGAATCAAAGACACATATAAAGAGCACTCTACCAGTGACAAAGGAGCAGTTGGTATGCATCATCATACAACAAGGCATGGAACTCATAGTAAGCATCTGGAAGATTCCGTTTTGAAATCATCAGAATATGAACAGAGTGATACTGCCGAAAAAATTAACAATGGGAATGAACCTAAGGGGCATGCACAGCCTTTTGCACAGGTAGAAAATCCAGTTAGAACTGCTCCTATAAGGGATTCCAGTGTTGGCATTGGCAATAGTGAGCAGGGAGACATACTTATTGACATCAATGACCGATTTCCTCGTGATCTCCTAACTGATATATTCTCAAAAGCAAGAATATCTGAAAACCTTGCTGGTATAAATCCAATGCATGGAGATGGAGCAGTTGTGAGCTGGAATGTGGAGAATCATGATCTTAAGCGGTGGTCATACTTCCGGAACCTGGCTCAAGATGAGTTTTCTAGAAAAGATGTTTCCCTTATGGACCAAGATCACTTGGACTTTGCTTCTCCGCTTGCAAATATTGAGGAGGCCACTCCTGCTGATTACAGCTATCCCCCTTTAAAACATGATGGGGCTGCAATGACCCAAAGTGACCTGCATGTGAATTTTGATGAGGACATTCAGCGAGAATCATCTGGTACTGTTGGATCCAATACTATGAACATGCGTCAAGATGACATGCATTCTCATCTCAAGGGTGATCAAAGTGTGCATTTCCAGGGCATGAACTCTAGAATACCAGAATCAGATTATGAG GAGGCGAGGTGGGATCTCCTGAGTACTAGTGCATCTTTTGTTGATTTTGCTTTGGGAGATTTTGATATCAGTGCGTTGCAG ataataaaaaatgaagatctGGAAGAGCTTAGAGAACTTGGTTCTGGCACATTTGGGACTGTTTACCATGGGAAATGGAGGGGAACAGATGTTGCCATTAAGCGAATAAAAAAGAGCTGTTTCACTGGTCGTTCATCAGAGCAAGAACGATTG ACTGTGGAATTCTGGCGTGAAGCTGAAATTCTTTCAAAGCTCCACCATCCAAATGTCGTGGCCTTCTATGGTGTGGTGCAGGATGGACCGGGTGGAACACTAGCCACTGTAACTGAATTCATGGTGAATGGGTCTCTTAGACATGTTTTACTTAGCAAGGACAg GCATCTTGATCGCCGTAGGAAGCTCATCATTGCAATGGATGCAGCATTTGGAATGGAATATTTGCATTCAAAGAATATCGTgcattttgatttgaaatgtgACAATTTGCTTGTCAACTTGAAAGATCCTTTACGGCCCATTTGCAAG GTTGGTGATTTTGGCCTGTCAAAGATTAAAAGAAATACCTTGGTCACTGGTGGTGTGAGGGGAACTCTTCCTTGGATGGCTCCAGAGCTCTTGAATGGTAGCAGTAGTAAGGTTTCTGAGAAG GTTGATGTGTTCTCTTTTGGTATTGTCCTTTGGGAGATTCTCACTGGTGAGGAGCCTTATGCTAACATGCATTATGGAGCCATTATAG GAGGTATCGTCAATAACACATTGAGGCCTCTGGTTCCAAGCTCTTGTGACTATGATTGGAGATTGCTTATGGAGCAATGTTGGGCTCCAGATCCTGTGGCACGCCCATCGTTCACAGAGATCGCCAGACGTTTACGTGTGATGTCTGCAGCAAGCCAGACTAAATCACATCCACAGAACCAGGTAGCTAAGTAA